In the Hyalangium ruber genome, one interval contains:
- a CDS encoding ComEA family DNA-binding protein — protein MNRTAALAAATLGLLALGVLARGWWPSSAPALDCEPGAVRMVEGVAVCGEGAPPTGAQALALGLKLDLNSATEEELARLPGVGRSLARKLVEAREAEGRFSSWEQVDAVSGVGAAKLETLQAATELREAPESGRVW, from the coding sequence GTGAACCGTACCGCCGCGCTGGCCGCCGCGACGCTGGGGTTGCTGGCGTTGGGCGTTCTGGCGCGGGGGTGGTGGCCGAGCTCCGCTCCGGCGCTGGACTGTGAGCCCGGAGCGGTGCGCATGGTGGAGGGCGTGGCCGTGTGTGGCGAGGGAGCCCCGCCCACCGGCGCGCAGGCCTTGGCGCTCGGGCTGAAGCTGGATCTCAACTCCGCCACCGAGGAAGAGCTGGCCCGGTTGCCCGGCGTGGGGCGCTCGCTCGCGCGCAAGCTGGTAGAGGCCCGGGAGGCTGAGGGGCGCTTCTCGAGCTGGGAGCAGGTGGACGCCGTCTCGGGCGTCGGCGCCGCCAAGCTGGAGACCCTCCAGGCAGCCACCGAGCTACGAGAGGCGCCGGAGTCGGGGCGTGTGTGGTAA
- a CDS encoding aspartate kinase has translation MALIVQKYGGTSVGDTERIKNVARRCIAAQKAGHDVVVVVSAMSGETNRLLKLVSQITERPNEREQDVVVATGEQVSIGLVALAIQQQKRKAVSFLGHQVRITTDSTFSKARIKSIDAERIVQALKKKNIVVVAGFQGQDEEGNVTTLGRGGSDTTAVALAAALKADACEIYTDVDGVYTTDPNVCPAAHKLDRISYEEMLELASVGAKVLQIRSVEFAMKYKVPLWVKSSFTDDPGTLVCEEDSSMEDVLVSGIAYDKNEAKIAIRGVPDVPGVAAKVFGALDEKSIVVDLIVQNVSKDGRTDLTFTVGKADLTKAKDVVKKIVKTIKAEGMETDDQVSKVSIVGVGMRNHSGVAAKMFTVLAGAGINVQMISTSEIKVSCVIHSNYTELAVRELHSAFGLDKPQGEGISEPSVAAKG, from the coding sequence TTGGCACTCATCGTCCAGAAGTACGGCGGTACCTCGGTGGGAGACACCGAGCGAATCAAGAACGTGGCGCGCCGCTGCATCGCGGCCCAGAAGGCCGGACACGATGTGGTGGTCGTTGTCTCCGCCATGTCCGGCGAAACCAACCGGCTGCTCAAGCTCGTGTCGCAGATCACCGAGCGGCCCAACGAGCGCGAACAGGATGTGGTGGTGGCCACCGGCGAGCAGGTGTCCATCGGCCTGGTCGCGCTGGCAATCCAGCAGCAGAAGCGGAAGGCCGTCAGCTTCCTGGGCCATCAGGTCCGCATCACCACCGACAGCACCTTCTCGAAGGCTCGCATCAAGAGCATCGACGCGGAGCGCATCGTCCAGGCGCTGAAGAAGAAGAACATCGTCGTGGTGGCGGGCTTCCAGGGCCAGGACGAGGAGGGCAACGTCACCACGCTGGGCCGAGGCGGCTCGGACACCACGGCGGTGGCGCTGGCCGCGGCGCTCAAGGCCGACGCTTGTGAAATCTATACGGACGTGGACGGCGTCTACACCACCGACCCCAACGTGTGCCCCGCGGCGCACAAGCTGGACCGCATCTCCTATGAGGAGATGCTGGAGCTGGCCAGCGTGGGCGCCAAGGTGTTGCAGATCCGTTCGGTCGAATTCGCGATGAAGTACAAGGTGCCCCTGTGGGTGAAGTCCTCGTTCACGGACGACCCGGGCACACTGGTGTGTGAGGAGGACTCTTCGATGGAAGACGTGCTGGTCAGTGGAATCGCCTACGACAAGAACGAGGCGAAGATCGCCATCCGTGGCGTTCCGGACGTGCCGGGTGTGGCGGCGAAGGTCTTCGGCGCCCTCGACGAGAAGAGCATCGTCGTGGACCTGATCGTCCAGAACGTCTCCAAGGACGGCCGCACGGACCTGACCTTCACCGTGGGCAAGGCGGACCTCACCAAGGCCAAGGACGTGGTGAAGAAGATCGTCAAGACGATCAAGGCCGAGGGCATGGAGACCGACGACCAGGTGTCCAAGGTGTCCATCGTCGGCGTGGGCATGCGCAACCACTCGGGCGTGGCGGCCAAGATGTTCACGGTGCTGGCGGGTGCTGGCATCAACGTGCAGATGATCTCCACCTCGGAGATCAAGGTCTCGTGCGTCATCCACTCCAACTACACGGAGCTGGCGGTGCGCGAGCTGCACAGCGCCTTCGGGCTGGACAAGCCCCAGGGCGAGGGCATCTCCGAGCCCTCCGTCGCCGCCAAGGGCTAG
- the hutH gene encoding histidine ammonia-lyase: MSLPRLLIDGDTLKLEEILQVARHAVKVELAPEAASRVRASRALVDRVAAGDTPSYGINTGFGTLAEVRIDKKDLRELQRNLILSHAAGVGSPLPLPEARALLLLRCNVLAKGFSGIRSETLELALEMLNRDVVPVVPERGSVGASGDLAPLAHLALVFIGEGEAFYQGERLPARVALERAGLQPVVLEAKEGLALVNGTQAMCAVGTLLQLRSEALADLADVAGAMTLEGLLGSHKPFIPEIHDVRAHPGQKACAAHLRRLLAGSDLVESHANCSKVQDPYSLRCMPQVHGSAREGLSFSRRILEVEVNSATDNPLVFVDSERIVSGGNFHGQPISLALDVAAMALTQLSAISERRVEQLVNPALSGLPPFLAKNSGLNSGFMIAQVTSAALVAESRVLSHPASVDSIPSSAGREDHVSMGMTAALKARQVSEFTRSCLAIELLVAAQALDYRQPVKAGRGPQAAYELIRSKVPTMEKDRELHRDIEAVSKLIDSGELLETVHAATRE; the protein is encoded by the coding sequence ATGTCCCTGCCCCGCCTACTCATCGATGGAGACACCCTGAAGCTGGAGGAGATCCTCCAGGTGGCCCGCCACGCCGTGAAGGTGGAGCTGGCCCCCGAGGCCGCCTCGCGGGTGCGCGCCTCCCGCGCGTTGGTGGACCGCGTGGCCGCGGGGGACACTCCGTCCTACGGCATCAACACGGGCTTTGGCACGCTGGCCGAGGTGCGCATCGACAAGAAGGATCTGCGCGAGCTGCAGCGCAACCTCATCCTGTCGCACGCGGCCGGCGTGGGCTCGCCGCTGCCGCTGCCCGAGGCCCGGGCGCTGCTGCTGCTGCGGTGCAACGTGCTGGCCAAGGGCTTCTCGGGCATCCGCTCGGAGACGCTGGAGCTGGCGCTGGAGATGCTGAACCGAGACGTGGTGCCGGTGGTACCCGAGCGCGGCAGCGTGGGCGCCTCGGGAGATCTGGCGCCACTGGCGCACCTGGCGCTGGTGTTCATCGGCGAGGGCGAGGCGTTCTACCAGGGCGAGCGGCTGCCGGCGCGGGTGGCGCTGGAGCGCGCGGGGCTCCAGCCGGTGGTGCTGGAGGCCAAGGAGGGCCTGGCGCTGGTCAACGGCACCCAGGCGATGTGCGCGGTGGGCACGCTGTTGCAGCTGCGCTCCGAGGCGCTGGCGGATCTGGCGGACGTGGCGGGGGCGATGACGCTGGAGGGCCTGCTGGGGAGCCACAAGCCCTTCATCCCGGAGATCCACGACGTGCGCGCCCACCCGGGGCAGAAGGCGTGCGCGGCGCACCTGCGGCGGCTGCTCGCGGGCAGCGATCTGGTGGAGTCTCACGCCAACTGCAGCAAGGTGCAGGATCCGTACAGTCTGCGGTGCATGCCGCAGGTACACGGCTCGGCGCGCGAGGGGCTGTCCTTCTCGCGGCGCATCCTGGAGGTGGAGGTGAACAGCGCCACGGACAACCCGCTGGTGTTCGTGGACTCGGAGCGCATCGTCTCGGGCGGCAACTTCCACGGGCAGCCGATCTCGCTGGCGCTGGATGTGGCGGCGATGGCGCTCACGCAGCTCTCGGCGATCAGCGAGCGGCGGGTGGAGCAGCTCGTCAACCCGGCGCTGTCGGGGCTGCCTCCGTTCCTGGCGAAGAACTCGGGGCTGAACTCGGGGTTCATGATCGCGCAGGTGACGAGCGCGGCGCTGGTGGCCGAGTCGCGCGTGCTGAGCCACCCGGCCTCGGTGGATTCGATCCCGTCCTCCGCGGGCCGCGAGGACCACGTGTCCATGGGCATGACGGCGGCGCTCAAGGCGCGGCAGGTGTCCGAGTTCACGCGCTCGTGCCTGGCCATCGAGCTGCTGGTGGCGGCGCAGGCGCTGGACTACCGCCAGCCGGTGAAGGCGGGGCGCGGGCCGCAGGCGGCGTATGAGCTGATCCGCAGCAAGGTGCCCACGATGGAGAAGGACCGGGAGCTCCACCGGGACATCGAGGCGGTGAGCAAGCTCATCGACTCGGGCGAGCTGCTGGAGACGGTCCACGCCGCCACCCGGGAGTGA